From one Alphaproteobacteria bacterium CG11_big_fil_rev_8_21_14_0_20_39_49 genomic stretch:
- a CDS encoding acyl-CoA dehydrogenase has product MPQYKAPVRDFEFVLKDWLNVSKYNGIQGFEDVDDNLITALLDQGAKLCEEVLFPLNQSGDAEGVKFDNGKVTVPSGFKEAYQTYVQSGWTSFTCSPDFGGQGLPEVLNMSVSEMICSSNLSFGITPGLTHGAYNAIYMHASDEIKQKFLPKMVDGTWSGVMCLTEPQCGTDLGLIRTKAIPDEDGTYKISGSKIFISAGEQDITENIIHLVLAKLPDAPDGVKGISLFVVPKIWVNDDGSLGGANNVTCGSIEHKMGIHASPTCVMNYDGSVGYLVGEAHKGLRAMFTMMNEARLYVGIQGLGLSEVSYQNAAQYASERLQGRSLKAPKYPEKEADPLLVHPDIRRMLLTMRSFNEGARALACYTALQIDISKKHDDNKEKEQADDFVQFITPILKSYYTDAGFESTNMGMQIFGGHGYIKEYGMEQYVRDARIAQIYEGANGIQALDLVGRKLPKKMGKYLRSFFHPADDFVNKHRDNPEMSEYTKDLYMALKNGQQASLWIAANGMGNPDEAAAGSSEYLRLMALVVFAYIWVQLIEVSLRKLKEDGVDKDFYEAKISTGKFFMKKVLPQTYGLLASIVNGAKPVMEMKDEAFLQ; this is encoded by the coding sequence ATGCCTCAGTATAAAGCACCGGTGAGAGATTTTGAGTTTGTATTAAAGGACTGGCTTAATGTTTCTAAATATAACGGCATTCAGGGTTTTGAAGATGTTGACGATAACCTTATTACCGCATTGCTTGATCAGGGGGCTAAATTATGTGAAGAGGTGTTGTTTCCTCTCAATCAGTCCGGCGATGCAGAGGGGGTGAAATTCGATAACGGTAAGGTTACTGTTCCATCAGGTTTTAAAGAGGCGTATCAAACTTATGTTCAATCAGGCTGGACAAGCTTTACATGTTCGCCTGATTTTGGCGGGCAGGGGCTTCCTGAAGTTCTGAATATGTCGGTAAGTGAAATGATATGCTCGTCAAATCTTTCATTCGGAATTACTCCGGGTTTGACGCATGGTGCGTATAACGCAATATATATGCATGCCTCCGACGAGATAAAACAAAAATTCCTGCCTAAAATGGTAGACGGAACATGGTCGGGGGTAATGTGCCTTACAGAACCGCAATGCGGAACGGATTTGGGGCTGATCAGAACAAAGGCAATTCCCGATGAAGACGGAACATATAAGATAAGCGGTTCTAAGATTTTTATTTCAGCAGGTGAGCAGGATATTACGGAAAACATAATTCACCTTGTTCTGGCAAAATTACCCGATGCACCCGATGGAGTCAAAGGCATAAGTTTATTTGTAGTTCCAAAGATTTGGGTAAATGATGACGGTTCATTGGGTGGTGCAAATAATGTTACTTGCGGTTCTATTGAGCATAAAATGGGAATACACGCTTCACCTACCTGTGTTATGAATTATGACGGATCTGTCGGTTATCTTGTAGGAGAGGCACATAAAGGCTTGAGGGCGATGTTCACTATGATGAATGAGGCGAGGCTATATGTGGGTATTCAGGGGCTTGGCTTGTCGGAGGTGTCCTATCAAAATGCCGCTCAATATGCATCGGAAAGATTGCAGGGAAGGTCGCTAAAAGCACCTAAATATCCTGAAAAAGAAGCCGACCCTCTTTTGGTACACCCTGATATCAGGCGTATGCTGCTTACTATGCGTAGTTTTAATGAAGGTGCAAGGGCATTGGCTTGTTATACGGCTTTACAAATAGATATCAGCAAAAAGCATGATGATAATAAGGAAAAAGAACAGGCTGATGATTTTGTGCAGTTTATTACTCCGATATTGAAATCATATTATACCGATGCAGGGTTTGAATCGACTAATATGGGTATGCAGATTTTTGGCGGACATGGATATATCAAAGAATACGGCATGGAGCAGTATGTGCGTGATGCACGTATTGCCCAGATTTATGAGGGTGCAAACGGCATTCAGGCTTTAGATCTGGTCGGAAGGAAGCTTCCTAAAAAAATGGGCAAGTATTTACGTTCCTTCTTCCACCCTGCCGATGATTTTGTGAATAAGCATCGTGATAACCCTGAAATGTCCGAATATACTAAAGATTTATATATGGCACTGAAAAACGGTCAGCAGGCTTCATTGTGGATAGCCGCAAACGGCATGGGCAACCCTGATGAGGCGGCGGCAGGTTCAAGTGAATATCTAAGGCTTATGGCGTTAGTGGTTTTTGCCTATATTTGGGTTCAACTTATCGAAGTATCCTTGCGAAAATTAAAAGAAGACGGCGTTGATAAGGATTTTTATGAAGCGAAGATATCTACCGGTAAGTTTTTCATGAAAAAAGTTCTTCCTCAAACATACGGGCTTTTAGCTTCCATAGTAAACGGTGCTAAACCTGTCATGGAAATGAAGGACGAGGCGTTTTTGCAATAA
- a CDS encoding glycosyl transferase family 1 has protein sequence MHVVNAMFSRGLGGIEQAFIDYCTCLKNQGCKVTAIIHPNAQVRPALVGLQVNIVNVKNKGIFDFLAKSYLKKILKQIRPDVIIVHGNRAANLLRSPAQKLKLPIVGVTHNYSLKRQIGFSAMFATTEDLKSTLISMGQKEDTIYKIPNMIKMPSSEVAISEFRVPVVIGTMGRFVQKKGFDYFVRSLSELKDRAVDFRAVIGGAGEEEPVLKKLVRDLRLDDRVQFSGWVENKSKFFNNIDIFVLPSIHEPFGIILLEAFARGKVVITTDSEGPAEIATQKKDAIIVEKGDSRMIASAVEKLLNDRALARKLAENAYNTAQKYESEVIGRKILEALIKIEKGHK, from the coding sequence ATGCATGTAGTAAATGCCATGTTTAGTCGTGGTTTGGGAGGTATAGAACAAGCTTTTATAGATTATTGCACCTGTTTGAAGAATCAGGGCTGTAAGGTAACGGCTATTATACACCCTAATGCACAGGTGAGACCTGCTCTGGTGGGTCTTCAGGTGAACATAGTTAATGTTAAAAATAAAGGTATATTTGACTTTTTGGCTAAAAGTTATCTGAAGAAAATCCTGAAGCAAATAAGACCTGATGTAATTATTGTACACGGTAACAGAGCGGCAAACCTGTTGAGGTCTCCCGCACAAAAGCTTAAACTACCGATAGTCGGCGTTACGCATAATTATAGCTTAAAAAGGCAAATCGGATTTAGTGCTATGTTTGCGACAACCGAAGATCTGAAATCAACCCTCATCAGTATGGGACAAAAAGAAGACACTATATACAAAATACCCAACATGATAAAAATGCCTAGTTCCGAGGTTGCTATAAGTGAATTCAGAGTTCCTGTCGTCATAGGTACTATGGGGCGTTTTGTACAAAAAAAAGGATTTGATTATTTTGTAAGGTCTTTATCAGAGTTAAAAGACAGAGCCGTTGATTTTAGGGCTGTTATAGGCGGGGCAGGTGAGGAAGAGCCGGTACTAAAAAAGCTAGTTCGGGATCTGCGTTTAGATGATAGGGTGCAGTTTTCGGGGTGGGTTGAAAATAAGTCGAAATTTTTTAATAATATAGATATTTTTGTGCTGCCTTCGATACACGAACCTTTCGGGATAATTCTGCTGGAAGCTTTTGCGAGGGGAAAGGTGGTCATAACTACCGATTCAGAAGGTCCGGCGGAAATAGCTACGCAGAAAAAAGATGCAATTATTGTTGAAAAAGGCGATAGCAGAATGATAGCTTCTGCTGTAGAAAAATTGCTGAACGACAGAGCTTTGGCTAGAAAACTGGCAGAAAACGCTTATAATACGGCTCAAAAATATGAATCGGAGGTTATCGGAAGAAAAATTTTAGAAGCATTGATAAAAATTGAAAAGGGACATAAGTAG
- a CDS encoding nitronate monooxygenase codes for MSGKEVLPIVEGGKGVAVTNGDSSGAFAAAGAVGTFSGVNADSYDKDGNVIPVVYKGHTRRERHEELVQMGIQGGIHQAKIAHETSNGEGRLHINVLWEMGGAQRVLEGVLEGAKGLVHGVTCGAGMPYKLAEIAEKYNVYYYPIVSSMRAFRALWKRSYSKSSDKLGAVVYEDPWLAGGHNGLSNSEDPKNPEDPYPRVAQIRSFMNSVGLNDTPIVMAGGVWYLKDWSHWLDNPEIGPICFQYGTRPILTKESPVPDDWKKRLLTLSEGDVLLNRFSPTGFYSSAVRNDFLRSLEGRQDRQIPYVTNPEGVLTEALPIGPRKRNVYVETQDKERAVKWISEGYVEALKTPESTLIFVTKKEADIIHEDQVNCMGCLSHCSFSNWKDHDDYTTGKKADPRSFCIQKTLQDIAHGAGSIEDQLMFAGHNAYKFAEDPFYKNGFVPTVKELVDRIMTGE; via the coding sequence ATATCAGGGAAAGAAGTTTTACCAATTGTTGAGGGTGGAAAGGGAGTTGCCGTAACTAACGGTGATAGTTCGGGTGCTTTTGCCGCAGCGGGTGCTGTGGGAACCTTCTCAGGCGTAAATGCCGACAGTTACGATAAAGACGGCAATGTAATCCCTGTAGTTTATAAAGGACATACAAGGCGTGAACGTCACGAAGAGCTAGTCCAAATGGGCATTCAAGGCGGTATCCATCAGGCTAAAATCGCACACGAGACATCTAACGGTGAAGGGCGTTTGCACATAAACGTTTTATGGGAAATGGGTGGTGCACAACGCGTTTTAGAAGGCGTACTCGAAGGTGCTAAGGGGCTTGTGCATGGTGTTACATGCGGTGCGGGAATGCCTTATAAGTTAGCTGAAATAGCTGAAAAATATAATGTTTATTACTATCCTATAGTTTCATCTATGAGAGCTTTCAGGGCGTTATGGAAGCGTTCATATTCAAAGTCCTCTGACAAGCTTGGAGCCGTGGTATATGAAGACCCGTGGCTTGCAGGAGGTCATAACGGCTTAAGTAATAGTGAAGACCCGAAAAATCCGGAAGATCCGTATCCGAGGGTTGCACAAATAAGAAGTTTTATGAATTCGGTAGGCTTGAATGATACGCCGATAGTTATGGCGGGAGGGGTTTGGTATTTAAAAGACTGGTCACACTGGCTTGATAACCCTGAGATAGGACCGATTTGCTTTCAATATGGTACAAGACCTATACTGACAAAGGAAAGTCCGGTGCCTGATGATTGGAAAAAAAGGCTTTTGACCTTAAGTGAGGGCGATGTTCTGCTCAATAGATTTAGTCCTACAGGCTTTTATTCTTCTGCCGTGAGGAATGATTTTTTAAGAAGCCTTGAAGGCAGACAGGACAGGCAGATTCCATATGTTACTAATCCTGAGGGCGTATTAACCGAGGCTTTGCCGATAGGGCCGAGAAAAAGAAATGTCTATGTTGAAACTCAAGACAAAGAAAGAGCGGTTAAATGGATCTCGGAAGGCTATGTGGAGGCGTTGAAAACGCCGGAATCTACATTGATATTCGTCACTAAAAAAGAAGCTGATATTATTCATGAAGATCAGGTAAATTGTATGGGCTGTTTGAGTCATTGCAGCTTTAGTAACTGGAAAGATCATGATGATTATACTACCGGTAAAAAAGCCGATCCGAGAAGTTTTTGCATACAAAAAACCTTGCAGGATATTGCACATGGGGCGGGTTCTATTGAAGACCAGTTGATGTTTGCAGGTCATAACGCATATAAGTTTGCGGAAGATCCTTTCTATAAAAACGGGTTCGTTCCTACGGTTAAAGAACTGGTTGACAGGATAATGACCGGAGAATAG
- a CDS encoding acetyl-CoA C-acyltransferase (Catalyzes the synthesis of acetoacetyl coenzyme A from two molecules of acetyl coenzyme A. It can also act as a thiolase, catalyzing the reverse reaction and generating two-carbon units from the four-carbon product of fatty acid oxidation) yields the protein MKNAVIAGYVRSPFTPAHKGEMADIRPDEIAAQVIKALVERTGVKATDIEDLIMGCAFPEGEQGLNVSRLVSFIAGLPISVAGQTVNRFCGSSMQTVHIAAANIAAGMGEVFIAAGMESMTRVPMTGFNPLPHPDLYERYPEAYESMGVTAENLANKYNIKRKAQEQFAVESHKKAYKAAESGKFNNEIINIVYGGKTVSKDGCIRPETTVEKLEELRPAFDSKGTVTAGTSSPLTDGAVALLICSEEYAGKNGLKPIARIKSFAVSGCAPEIMGIGPVNATKKALQRAGLELKDIDVIELNEAFAAQAIAVIKELNIDTEKLNLDGGAIALGHPLGASGGRIVGKAAGLLKRKKGKYALATMCIGGGQGIATILEAI from the coding sequence ATGAAGAATGCAGTAATTGCCGGATATGTACGATCTCCGTTTACTCCGGCACATAAAGGTGAAATGGCAGACATAAGACCCGATGAGATTGCCGCTCAGGTTATAAAGGCGTTAGTTGAAAGAACGGGAGTTAAGGCGACCGATATTGAAGACCTAATAATGGGCTGTGCGTTCCCTGAAGGAGAGCAGGGGTTAAATGTTTCAAGGCTTGTTTCGTTCATTGCAGGACTGCCGATATCCGTTGCAGGGCAAACGGTTAACCGTTTTTGCGGTTCATCAATGCAGACGGTTCATATTGCCGCTGCAAACATTGCGGCAGGCATGGGAGAGGTGTTTATAGCGGCAGGTATGGAGTCGATGACAAGAGTGCCTATGACCGGTTTTAATCCGCTTCCACACCCCGATCTATACGAACGATATCCCGAAGCATATGAAAGTATGGGAGTTACGGCAGAAAATCTGGCTAACAAATATAATATAAAAAGAAAGGCACAGGAGCAATTCGCCGTAGAGAGTCATAAAAAAGCCTATAAAGCTGCCGAGAGCGGAAAATTTAACAACGAGATAATTAATATTGTCTATGGTGGTAAAACGGTATCTAAAGACGGTTGTATCCGTCCTGAAACTACGGTTGAAAAACTGGAGGAATTAAGACCTGCGTTTGATTCAAAAGGCACTGTAACAGCCGGAACTTCATCGCCTCTTACTGACGGTGCGGTAGCATTGCTCATATGCAGCGAGGAATATGCGGGTAAAAACGGTTTGAAACCTATTGCCCGTATAAAAAGCTTTGCCGTTTCGGGCTGCGCTCCTGAAATTATGGGTATAGGTCCTGTTAATGCTACTAAAAAAGCATTGCAAAGAGCCGGTCTTGAGTTAAAAGATATTGATGTAATTGAGTTAAATGAAGCATTTGCGGCACAGGCTATTGCTGTTATTAAGGAGCTTAATATTGATACGGAAAAGCTAAATCTTGACGGGGGAGCGATTGCCTTGGGGCATCCGCTCGGTGCATCGGGAGGTCGTATTGTTGGCAAAGCCGCCGGATTGCTAAAAAGAAAGAAGGGGAAGTACGCTCTGGCAACGATGTGTATCGGAGGCGGTCAGGGAATAGCTACAATCTTAGAGGCAATATAG
- a CDS encoding dicarboxylate--CoA ligase PimA has product MVIRKKEYLWEKSYPENIKWDSPIVLKPLHLILDESAKKHGDCICVDYYGKIYSYNDILKLSDKFAKGLQDNGLKKGDRVGLFMPNCPLFIVAYYGVLKAGGIVVNYNPLYTVNELMHQVQDSKTKIMVTLNLSLVFDKTVSLLQSTMLEKVIVGDFQKQLPLLKGVMFGLFKKKSVASVSYGEANIYADSFYENDGNFKHVEINPQEDIAVLQYTGGTTGLPKGAMLTHANLYSNTIQTGAWFEGLKEGEEVMFGVLPFFHVFAMTVVMNLSILKACKIVVHSRLEIGNLLKDIPKKKITLMPGVPTLFTALNNHKKTPDYNLSSLKFCISGGAPLPLEVKERFEEIAGCKLIEGYGLTESSPVAVANPLFGENKKGSIGIPLPNTVVEIRDIEGERKPMPIGEIGEICIKGPQVMKGYLGNEAETKATIRSGRLHTGDMGYMDKDGYIYIVDRLKEMIITSGFNVYPREIEEELYKHPCVDEASVLGVSDDEKGQLVKAYIKLKQGEMVTEAQIKEFLKGKIAKYKQPAYIEFVEEMPKSLIGKILKRELSKKDKAGES; this is encoded by the coding sequence ATGGTTATACGTAAAAAAGAGTATCTGTGGGAAAAAAGTTATCCTGAAAATATCAAGTGGGATAGTCCTATAGTTTTAAAGCCCCTTCATCTTATTCTGGACGAGTCTGCTAAAAAGCACGGCGATTGCATTTGTGTGGATTATTATGGAAAAATATATAGTTACAATGATATTTTAAAGTTATCTGATAAGTTTGCTAAAGGTCTTCAGGATAACGGTCTTAAAAAAGGCGATAGGGTAGGTTTATTCATGCCTAACTGCCCTTTGTTTATAGTTGCGTATTATGGAGTTTTAAAGGCAGGCGGGATTGTAGTTAACTATAACCCTCTTTATACCGTTAATGAATTAATGCATCAGGTGCAGGATTCTAAAACAAAAATAATGGTAACTTTAAACTTAAGCTTGGTTTTTGATAAAACTGTAAGCCTTTTACAATCTACAATGCTTGAAAAGGTAATTGTAGGTGATTTTCAAAAGCAGTTGCCGCTATTAAAAGGAGTGATGTTCGGTTTATTTAAAAAGAAATCCGTAGCCTCGGTTAGTTATGGGGAGGCTAATATTTATGCCGATTCGTTCTATGAAAATGACGGCAACTTCAAGCATGTAGAAATTAACCCTCAAGAGGATATTGCCGTTTTGCAATATACGGGAGGCACTACAGGTTTGCCAAAGGGTGCTATGCTGACACATGCAAATCTATACAGCAACACTATCCAGACAGGTGCTTGGTTTGAGGGGCTAAAGGAGGGTGAAGAGGTGATGTTCGGCGTTCTGCCGTTCTTCCATGTTTTTGCCATGACCGTAGTTATGAATCTTAGCATATTAAAAGCGTGTAAAATAGTAGTACATTCACGCCTTGAAATAGGTAATCTATTAAAAGATATACCTAAAAAGAAAATAACATTAATGCCCGGAGTCCCGACTTTATTTACGGCTCTTAACAACCATAAGAAAACACCGGATTATAATCTTTCATCGCTGAAATTCTGCATATCGGGCGGTGCACCGTTGCCTTTGGAAGTTAAAGAGAGGTTTGAGGAAATTGCCGGTTGTAAACTGATAGAAGGTTACGGGCTTACCGAAAGCTCACCTGTTGCTGTCGCTAATCCGTTATTCGGTGAGAACAAGAAGGGGTCTATAGGCATACCTTTGCCCAATACCGTTGTTGAAATAAGGGATATTGAAGGGGAAAGGAAGCCGATGCCAATAGGTGAGATAGGTGAAATATGCATCAAAGGCCCTCAGGTTATGAAGGGTTATCTCGGTAATGAGGCGGAGACAAAAGCCACTATACGCTCAGGGCGGCTGCATACGGGAGATATGGGCTATATGGATAAAGACGGTTATATCTATATTGTCGATAGGTTGAAGGAAATGATAATTACAAGCGGTTTCAACGTTTATCCAAGGGAGATTGAAGAAGAATTATATAAGCACCCTTGTGTTGATGAGGCTAGTGTACTCGGTGTGTCCGATGATGAAAAAGGTCAGTTAGTAAAAGCCTATATCAAGCTGAAACAAGGCGAGATGGTAACCGAGGCTCAAATAAAAGAATTCCTAAAAGGCAAAATAGCAAAATATAAACAGCCTGCATATATTGAGTTTGTAGAAGAAATGCCTAAATCGTTGATAGGAAAAATATTGAAAAGGGAGCTTTCTAAAAAAGATAAGGCGGGTGAGAGCTGA
- a CDS encoding 3-hydroxyacyl-CoA dehydrogenase, whose product MSFRINKVAVIGSGVMGASIAAHVANSGTEVVLLDIVPKDAKDRSQLAKGAIERLLKTDPAPLTHKRKAKLIIPGNLEDDLSLLSDVDWIIEVVLEDLEIKRDLYKIISEFKKTEAVVSSNTSTIPLHLLIEEMPIEFNKHFMVTHFFNPPRYMRLLELVVGEHTSADIAKVVREFCDVKLGKGVVDCKDTPGFIANRIGCYWMTVGVLDAMDIGITVEEADLVMGRPVGIPKTGIFGLLDLIGIDLMPLIAKEFSKTLPETDEFIKIYKEPELVKRMISEGYTGRKGNGGFYRLNTETGEKIKEVIDLKTGEYSPATRPKLQSVEAAKGGLRKLIEHDDIDGKYGKAVLLKTLSYAASLVPEISDDIVAVDEAMKLGYNWKYGPFELIDKLGCDKVSGTKWLAEKLKSEGMSIPQLLEKAGDNPMYKLEGGKRFYITGSGDYTEIKVSPDAWMLADKKVGNKPILKNPSASLWDIGDGIACLEYTSKMNSVDPMILEMIEKSIEIVQKQYKGLVIANDSDNFCVGANIGVLLFAANVAAWKDIREIIKRGQDAYMALKFAPFPVVTAVSGMALGGGCEILMHSDAVQAHVETYTGLVEVGVGIVPGWGGCKEMLIRNIDKRLDEQTVTAKLGRMFSALSPIKTINTMPAIIRAFENIGLAKVAKSAEEAKDMLILLDKDSITMNRKRLLSDAKDKCLELVDGYNPPQMRSISLPGKTARAALNMAIDGYVKNGKATKYDEVVSKALATVLSGGNTDITKELTEQDLLNLELDVFMELVKNEGTLDRIEHMLETGKPLRN is encoded by the coding sequence ATGAGTTTTAGAATAAATAAAGTTGCGGTTATAGGTTCCGGTGTTATGGGTGCATCAATTGCGGCACATGTGGCAAATTCAGGTACGGAAGTAGTCTTACTGGATATCGTTCCAAAAGACGCAAAAGACAGAAGTCAGCTGGCTAAAGGTGCTATTGAAAGATTGTTGAAAACCGATCCTGCACCATTGACTCATAAACGCAAAGCCAAGCTTATTATACCCGGTAATCTTGAAGACGATTTAAGCTTATTATCCGATGTGGATTGGATTATTGAGGTGGTTCTGGAAGATTTGGAAATCAAAAGGGATCTGTATAAAATAATAAGTGAGTTTAAAAAAACTGAGGCTGTGGTTTCGTCCAATACATCTACTATACCGCTGCATTTGTTGATAGAAGAAATGCCTATAGAATTTAACAAGCATTTTATGGTTACGCATTTTTTTAACCCTCCAAGATATATGAGATTGCTTGAGTTAGTGGTGGGAGAGCATACATCTGCCGATATAGCAAAAGTCGTTAGGGAGTTTTGCGACGTGAAGCTGGGTAAGGGAGTTGTCGATTGCAAAGACACCCCCGGATTTATTGCTAACCGTATCGGGTGCTATTGGATGACTGTCGGTGTTCTGGACGCTATGGATATCGGTATTACGGTTGAAGAGGCTGATCTGGTAATGGGGCGACCTGTCGGAATCCCTAAAACGGGGATATTCGGTCTGTTGGATTTGATAGGTATTGATTTGATGCCTTTGATAGCGAAGGAATTTTCAAAAACCCTGCCTGAAACTGATGAGTTTATAAAGATATATAAAGAACCTGAACTTGTTAAGCGTATGATAAGTGAAGGTTATACGGGCAGGAAGGGTAACGGAGGGTTTTATCGTTTAAATACTGAAACAGGCGAAAAAATTAAGGAAGTAATCGACCTGAAAACGGGGGAGTATTCACCCGCAACAAGACCGAAGCTGCAAAGTGTGGAAGCGGCTAAGGGTGGTTTGAGAAAATTAATAGAACATGATGATATAGACGGTAAATACGGAAAAGCGGTATTGCTTAAAACATTGAGCTATGCAGCATCTTTAGTGCCTGAAATATCAGATGATATTGTTGCCGTAGATGAAGCTATGAAGCTAGGATATAACTGGAAATACGGTCCTTTTGAACTGATTGATAAATTGGGTTGTGATAAAGTTTCGGGAACAAAATGGCTGGCTGAAAAGTTAAAGTCAGAAGGAATGAGTATTCCACAACTGCTTGAAAAAGCAGGTGATAATCCGATGTATAAGCTTGAGGGCGGCAAGCGTTTCTATATAACCGGCAGCGGTGATTATACGGAAATAAAAGTTTCACCCGATGCGTGGATGCTGGCTGATAAGAAGGTCGGAAACAAACCGATATTGAAAAACCCTTCGGCAAGCTTATGGGATATAGGTGACGGCATTGCCTGCCTTGAATATACGTCCAAGATGAATAGCGTTGACCCTATGATTCTTGAAATGATAGAAAAATCAATTGAAATCGTGCAAAAGCAGTATAAAGGTCTGGTTATAGCAAATGATTCTGACAATTTCTGTGTCGGTGCGAATATCGGAGTTTTATTATTTGCTGCAAATGTTGCCGCATGGAAGGATATCAGGGAAATTATCAAGCGTGGACAAGATGCCTATATGGCACTGAAATTCGCTCCATTCCCCGTAGTTACTGCCGTAAGCGGTATGGCACTGGGCGGTGGTTGTGAAATATTGATGCATTCTGATGCCGTACAGGCACATGTTGAAACTTACACAGGGCTTGTTGAGGTTGGTGTGGGTATTGTTCCCGGCTGGGGAGGTTGTAAGGAAATGCTAATACGCAATATAGACAAAAGGCTTGATGAACAAACCGTTACAGCCAAGCTTGGGCGTATGTTCAGTGCGTTGAGTCCTATAAAGACTATTAATACTATGCCTGCCATAATTAGGGCGTTTGAAAATATCGGTCTTGCAAAGGTAGCCAAGTCAGCCGAAGAAGCAAAAGATATGCTTATCCTGCTTGATAAAGATTCAATTACCATGAACCGTAAGAGACTGTTAAGTGACGCAAAAGATAAGTGTCTTGAGTTGGTTGACGGATATAATCCGCCACAAATGCGTTCGATAAGCCTACCTGGTAAAACTGCAAGAGCTGCACTTAATATGGCTATTGACGGATACGTAAAAAACGGTAAAGCTACTAAATATGATGAAGTCGTATCAAAAGCACTTGCAACCGTGTTAAGCGGTGGTAATACTGATATAACAAAAGAACTTACAGAGCAGGATTTACTGAATCTGGAACTTGATGTTTTTATGGAACTAGTTAAAAATGAAGGAACGTTGGACAGAATCGAACATATGCTTGAGACGGGTAAGCCCCTTAGGAATTAA